Proteins from one Drosophila gunungcola strain Sukarami chromosome 3R, Dgunungcola_SK_2, whole genome shotgun sequence genomic window:
- the LOC128252997 gene encoding LOW QUALITY PROTEIN: (E3-independent) E2 ubiquitin-conjugating enzyme UBE2O (The sequence of the model RefSeq protein was modified relative to this genomic sequence to represent the inferred CDS: inserted 2 bases in 1 codon) — MSSNVAGAAGPGGAPDLQLEAEGVAPLALPAEEHPAAQEHVKTPGSQDHRHSGSHSRRSGGGQVPSRNQGGNNECQFFFEDEVFRIDRRGRIHFGVITETADSYSSDEDEEVDEVLSKGQVRVAFYPDGKETVKTEQSIGLADRTLMPGDVVRRLLPGQKDLVGQAGYVRDVNVRADVTVLGSKLVIKNVPAERLRPISEWTGDVPVCLGTWIGTTVNVDECAVLKNSNGARLEITSNDFHKFKDAVAQCAREVFNPNVYFPGNVVVGRLPPPDRVKNLTPEIALPANRKARAVYTVESIRTTAINVAWTCRAISQFDNGTDTDPLKEPKTSIKGEELNSVKRLNIYESYGLQIHDRFYLKYTKCDLLIDYTDWEQEQADKYIPIYNTQKKIDSKDTKLNSSASSSGNARNVPKFRRLANKFSGMRLPRPASDHMHQGNTFKMLKCEELPSSGEDDEEDEEPVQLREPSVAAEDAQNPSPNSTAAVAGASDADAGAQAPRITMRHAKRRHVKKKMRSVKKLITAPFTKKDLTPNDGDEIVVETLVVYSSVTVVWQDGTVESDIPSTQLYPIHHLDNHEFFPGDFVSKANEDTTGATDYGVVQCVDHDERIAKVMWFNIYSDIDNPIPKCKDVEELSVYDLKDHSDYQYRPGIMVIRVSNFTGKDVDSTAGQVIDNYPDGRVRVWWAKGHITMCYPQDLFEINHNDQDEQDGYESDGSEDSWETQSEHSRVGMNLSLSSMGNEEHIKMGIDRAREAVKRLERLFRVLVPERKATVLNDLLAVYKDCRALDRMLKTNFFHEDHFQDVVRCKPSTGRXDSPELEEAPSESTPEAMTVLPKVSPTIRPELENIIMSVAAQLTSTPTKRKSSTKVDEVQCKKSTDKITEEAPEELAEEKEAPGELPKVKLTESESKLTYNQLIKKLRNEYTELLSSARYSIAKAFENRTKNDSGVHSRGENTSEEFNNPDSENKSVEVSVANHLKMICHEDCTIELVKYDADVSEVFFFLIKEQMAKFFEAVLGTVGMPTDDGKDEDGVSDAEEAIEDADQDAKPAAPAVHCPMAQDDAMEQPLNLNALSESLPPIDSPMACSSPSPSVMPDMPPVCENCFQVLPNAPAAHHFIGIHVTPANKSQYQRAVQREYRMLQASLPAGVVVRAYEDRMDLMSVMMVGPQHTPYQNALFFFDFQMDRDYPKSPPVCHYISYCTERLNPNLYEEGKVCVSLLGTWSGRDTEVWSEASTMLQVLVSIQGLILVDEPYYNEAGYEKQRGTQLGNENSRVYNEMAIIKIAHSTVNQLKNPPLIFRNELIEHFKEFGSELHGRIQAWSEYSAEAQRQRITSIKDMPVEYKAPCELPEFPLLPCSRGFSIAVKGVLGQLQSELTALGANLATGEANGNAAAGTGTAPRAAPEEI, encoded by the exons ATGTCGAGCAATGTGGCGGGTGCTGCCGGCCCAGGTGGCGCCCCAGATTTGCAGCTGGAGGCGGAGGGCGTTGCTCCACTAGCACTGCCGGCGGAGGAGCATCCGGCCGCGCAGGAGCATGTGAAGACGCCGGGATCGCAGGATCACCGCCATTCCGGCTCCCATTCCCGTCGATCGGGCGGTGGCCAGGTGCCGTCCCGCAATCAGGGGGGCAACAACGAGTGCCAGTTCTTCTTCGAGGACGAGGTGTTCCGCATCGATCGGCGGGGTCGCATCCACTTTGGCGTCATCACGGAGACGGCCGATTCCTATTCCTCCGATGAGGATGAGGAAGTGGACGAGGTGCTGTCCAAGGGCCAGGTGCGGGTGGCCTTCTATCCCGACGGCAAGGAGACGGTGAAGACGGAACAGTCG ATTGGTCTAGCGGATCGAACTCTGATGCCAGGCGATGTGGTGCGAAGGCTTCTGCCGGGACAAAAGGACCTCGTTGGACAGGCGGGCTATGTGCGCGATGTGAATGTGCGCGCCGATGTCACCGTGCTGGGCTCCAAGTTGGTCATCAAAAACGTGCCCGCCGAGCGACTGCGACCCATTTCGGAGTGGACCGGCGATGTGCCCGTGTGCCTGGGCACCTGGATTGGCACCACCGTCAATGTGGACGAGTGCGCCGTGCTCAA AAATAGCAATGGCGCCCGTTTGGAGATCACATCCAACGATTTCCACAAGTTCAAGGATGCAGTGGCACAGTGCGCCCGCGAGGTCTTCAATCCCAATGTCTATTTTCCGGGCAACGTGGTGGTCGGTCGCCTGCCGCCTCCAGATCGCGTCAAGAATCTCACTCCGGAGATAGCCCTGCCCGCCAATCGCAAGGCTCGTGCCGTG TACACCGTGGAATCCATTCGCACCACAGCCATTAATGTGGCCTGGACTTGCCGGGCCATCTCGCAGTTCGACAATGGCACTGACACCGATCCCCTTAAGGAGCCAAAGACCAGCATCAAGGGCGAGGAACTGAACAGCGTCAAGCGCCTCAACATCTATGAATCCTACGGGCTGCAAATTCACGATCGATTCTACctcaaatatacaaaatgtgatttattaattgattACACCGATTGGGAACAGGAGCAAG CGGACAAGTACATCCCCATTTACAACACTCAGAAAAAGATAGACAGCAAGGACACCAAGCTGAACTCGTCCGCCTCGAGCAGTGGCAATGCTCGCAATGTGCCCAAGTTCCGCCGCCTGGCCAACAAGTTTAGCGGAATGCGCCTGCCCCGTCCGGCGAGCGACCATATGCACCAGGGAAACACTTTCAAGATGCTCAAATGCGAAGAGCTACCTTCGTCGGGGGAAGACGATGAGGAGGACGAAGAGCCTGTCCAGCTACGTGAGCCTTCAGTGGCCGCAGAAGATGCACAGAACCCGTCTCCTAATTCTACAGCAGCTGTCGCTGGCGCttccgatgccgatgccggcGCCCAGGCCCCCAGGATCACAATGCGCCATGCCAAGCGGCGACATGTGAAGAAAAAAATGCGCAGCGTTAAGAAACTGATCACTGCGCCTTTCACCAAAAAGGATTTGACACCCAATGATGGGGACGAGATCGTGGTGGAAACGCTGGTCGTGTACAGCTCGGTGACTGTCGTCTGGCAGGATGGCACAGTCGAATCGGACATTCCCTCCACCCAGTTGTATCCCATCCATCATTTGGACAACCATGAGTTCTTTCCCGGCGACTTCGTGAGCAAGGCGAACGAGGACACCACAGGAGCCACCGACTATGGCGTCGTCCAGTGTGTGGACCACGACGAACGCATTGCCAAGGTCATGTGGTTCAACATCTACTCCGACATAGACAATCCAAT tCCGAAGTGCAAGGATGTTGAGGAGCTGAGCGTCTACGACTTGAAGGATCACTCCGACTACCAGTACAGACCCGGCATCATGGTCATCCGAGTTTCCAACTTCACGGGCAAGGACGTCGACTCAACTGCAGGCCAGGTGATAGACAACTATCCCGATGGGCGGGTGCGCGTTTGGTGGGCCAAGGGGCACATCACCATGTGCTATCCGCAGGATTTGTTCGAGATCAACCACAATGATCAGGATGAGCAGGATGGCTACGAATCGGATGGCTCTGAAGACTCGTGGGAGACGCAGTCGGAGCACAGTCGTGTTGGGATGAACCTCAGCCTGTCCTCAATGGGCAACGAAGAGCACATCAAAATGGGCATTGATCGAGCTAGGGAGGCAGTGAAGCGGCTGGAGAGGCTTTTCCGCGTCCTAGTACCCGAGCGCAAAGCGACGGTCCTCAACGATCTGTTGGCTGTGTACAAAGACTGCCGGGCCCTGGACCGTATGCTTAAAACCAACTTTTTCCATGAGGACCACTTCCAGGATGTCGTGCGCTGCAAACCATCTACTGGCCG CGATTCTCCCGAACTGGAAGAAGCGCCATCGGAGTCGACTCCAGAAGCGATGACCGTCCTGCCCAAGGTATCCCCAACAATTAGGCCAGAACTGGAAAATATTATCATGTCTGTCGCCGCCCAGCTCACATCAACGCCCACCAAGCGAAAGTCCTCCACGAAAGTGGACGAGGTTCAGTGCAAGAAGAGCACTGACAAGATCACGGAAGAGGCGCCGGAAGAGTTGGCGGAAGAAAAGGAGGCTCCGGGGGAACTGCCCAAGGTCAAACTCACCGAAAGCGAGTCAAAGCTCACCTACAACCAGCTAATAAAGAAGCTTCGCAACGAGTACACGGAACTCTTGAGCTCCGCACGCTACAGCATTGCTAAAGCCTTTGAGAATCGCACCAAG AACGATTCGGGCGTTCACTCGCGCGGTGAGAATACCTCGGAAGAGTTCAATAACCCAGACAGCGAAAACAAATCAGTTGAGGTATCGGTGGCGAACCACCTAAAGATGATATGCCACGAAGACTGCACCATTGAACTGGTTAAGTACGATGCTGACGTCAGTGAggtcttcttcttcttgatCAAGGAGCAAATGGCCAAGTTTTTCGAGGCGGTCCTCGGAACAGTTGGCATGCCAACCGACGATGGCAAGGACGAGGATGGGGTGAGCGATGCGGAGGAAGCCATAGAGGATGCCGATCAGGATGCGAAACCTGCTGCGCCTGCCGTCCACTGTCCGATGGCGCAGGACGATGCCATGGAGCAGCCGTTGAATTTGAACGCCCTGTCCGAGTCCCTACCACCCATTGACAGTCCGATGGCCTGCTCCTCGCCCTCCCCTTCCGTTATGCCGGACATGCCGCCCGTTTGCGAAAACTGTTTCCAAGTGCTGCCGAATGCACCGGCCGCCCATCACTTCATCGGCATCCATGTGACGCCGGCCAACAAGTCGCAGTATCAGCGCGCCGTTCAGCGGGAATACCGCATGCTGCAGGCCTCCCTGCCAGCGGGCGTCGTGGTGCGGGCCTACGAGGATCGCATGGACCTGATGTCCGTGATGATGGTGGGTCCCCAGCACACTCCCTACCAGAACGCCCTTTTCTTCTTCGACTTTCAAATGGACCGCGACTATCCGAAGAGCCCGCCGGTGTGCCACTACATCAGCTACTGCACGGAGCGGCTCAACCCCAATCTGTACGAGGAGGGCAAGGTGTGCGTCTCGCTGCTGGGCACCTGGTCGGGCCGCGACACCGAGGTGTGGTCCGAGGCCAGCACCATGCTGCAGGTGCTCGTCTCCATACAGGGTCTCATACTGGTCGATGAGCCCTACTATAACGAGGCGGGCTACGAGAAACAAAGAG GCACCCAGCTGGGTAATGAGAACTCTCGAGTCTACAACGAGATGGCCATCATAAAAATAGCCCACTCCACGGTCAATCAGCTAAAGAATCCGCCGCTCATCTTCCGCAACGAACTGATTGAGCACTTCAAGGAGTTTGGCAGCGAGCTGCACGGCCGCATACAGGCCTGGTCGGAGTATTCGGCGGAGGCCCAGCGCCAGCGCATCACCAGCATCAAGG ATATGCCCGTTGAGTACAAGGCGCCCTGCGAGCTGCCCGAGTTCCCCCTGCTGCCCTGCAGTCGTGGCTTCTCCATAGCGGTCAAGGGCGTTTTGGGCCAGCTTCAGAGCGAGCTGACTGCCCTGGGTGCGAATCTGGCCACTGGCGAAGCGAACGGCAATGCGGCGGCGGGAACGGGTACTGCGCCGCGTGCGGCTCCCGAGGAGATCTGA
- the LOC128266618 gene encoding outer dense fiber protein 3: MAVRPFGPGPGVYMLPPTVGYDKHDNRKQRMPQYSFGMRTKAVGEDLGPGPGAYRVDKLTRYGTSKGLEFSISPRTKTIDKRCSPGPGAHDVHKKPFFTGVNAPSYSMGLRTDFSFKKEGPGPNAYKYEVNAVRPGVPSYSMGLQTKVINKANSPGPAAYGGGDINVKLNRAPVYSMQPRTAIPGESVGPGPNYYDLMYYRPGKSGPGYSFGVRHHQFAPPMIVRCDNM; encoded by the exons ATGGCTGTGCGACCCTTTG GGCCCGGACCCGGCGTCTATATGCTGCCACCCACTGTGGGCTATGACAAGCATGACAACCGTAAACAGCGGATGCCGCAGTACTCCTTCGGGATGCGCACCAAGGCGGTGGGTGAGGATCTCGGTCCTGGTCCCGGAGCCTACAGGGTCGACAAGCTAACGAGGTACGGCACAAGTAAGGGCCTGGAGTTTTCCATTTCACCCAGGACGAAAACGATCG ACAAGCGATGCAGTCCCGGTCCCGGAGCCCACGATGTCCATAAAAAGCCATTCTTCACTGGTGTCAATGCCCCATCTTATTCAATGGGTCTGCGAACGGACTTCTCCTTCAAAAAAGAGGGTCCTGGTCCCAATGCCTACAAGTACGAGGTGAATGCCGTCCGTCCTGGAGTTCCGAGCTATAGCAT GGGCCTGCAAACCAAGGTGATCAACAAGGCAAACTCCCCGGGACCAGCAGCCTATGGGGGTGGAGACATCAATGTGAAACTCAACCGTGCCCCCGTGTACTCGATGCAGCCGCGTACCGCCATTCCGGGCGAGAGCGTCGGTCCCGGACCCAACTACTACGATCTTATGTACTATCGTCCTGGCAAGAGTGGACCGGGTTACTCCTTCGGTGTGCGCCATCACCAGTTCGCCCCACCCATGATTGTTAGATGTGACAATATGTAG
- the LOC128266617 gene encoding synaptic vesicular amine transporter: MSEKSRSESQSQSQAAAQLNATGRRSSTPSGANGSSNRCLIAVIVYLALLLDNMLLTVIVPILPDYLASLELDTTSPVMVLSLEETSSKLAYRGGESPTHGAGHPQLYISKHPIPGKSMVNFTLFQLSTEATTTPGTASTPSHSGGTNVSGAGTRSRKLLAPVNPPTHNSNKELTLTQENGSIGLLLAMKAFVQLIFNPIVGNASGKFGYRLPIVVGTFFLLISSLVFAVGESYWALLVARAVQGVGSACINICGMSLVAQHYPEEARRSKVMGIILGSIALGVLLGYPFGGILYDLMGKSAPFIILSTLIFLSLGLQLLTMDLSVQPEVVVEETPKWRPLLECKMILAIVLAIWFSTSTMAMLEPCLPIWLIQYLKPNKWQLGTVFIPDSVGYFVGTNFFGSVAYKYGQVKVSCISLLLVGVASILIPSATTVAQLLMPHFALGLGIGVIDAALVPLLATFVDATLSQEYQSEGSSSMSSYGTVYAIQQTSVSLAYCLAPLIGGELAQSFGFAWLMRIVGVFNMIYGPILVYLYQKYDPKALREQHNDMLLQSSGRGSRYKQLYNSMDVE, from the exons ATGTCGGAGAAGTCCCGATCGGAGTCGCAGTCGCAAAGCCAGGCGGCTGCCCAGCTAAATGCCACCGGCAGACGCAGCTCCACTCCGTCCGGGGCCAACGGCTCCTCCAACCGCTGCCTGATTGCCGTGATTGTCTACCTGGCCCTGCTGCTAGATAACATGCTGCTCACCGTAATTG TGCCCATCCTGCCGGATTACTTGGCCAGTCTGGAGCTGGATACGACTTCGCCGGTGATGGTGCTCAGTCTGGAGGAGACATCCTCCAAGCTAGCCTATCGCGGAGGGGAATCCCCCACACACGGCGCTGGCCATCCCCAGCTGTATATCTCCAAACATCCCATTCCGGGCAAATCAATGGTCAATTTCACCCTGTTCCAGCTGTCCACTGAAGCCACCACCACGCCTGGCACCGCATCGACCCCGAGCCATTCGGGTGGCACTAATGTGAGTGGAGCAGGCACCAGGAGCAGGAAGCTGCTGGCCCCCGTCAATCCGCCCAcccacaacagcaacaaggaGCTGACCTTGACGCAGGAGAACGGCTCCATCGGCCTGCTGCTCGCCATGAAGGCCTTCGtccaattaattttcaatccAATTGTCGGGAACGCATCCGGCAAGTTCGGATACCGCCTGCCCATTGTGGTGGGCACCTTCTTCCTGCTCATCTCCTCGCTGG TGTTCGCCGTTGGGGAGTCCTACTGGGCACTTTTGGTGGCCCGGGCGGTTCAGGGCGTGGGCTCCGCCTGCATCAACATCTGCGGCATGAGCCTGGTGGCCCAGCATTATCCGGAGGAGGCGCGTCGCTCCAAGGTGATGGGCATCATCCTGGGCAGCATTGCACTGGGCGTGCTGCTCGGCTATCCCTTCGGCGGAATTCTGTATGACCTGATGGGAAAGTCGGCGCCCTTCATCATTCTGTCCACGCTGATATTCCTCAGCCTGGGCCTCCAGCTGCTGACCATGGATCTGTCCGTGCAGCCGGAGGTGGTTGTGGAGGAAACTCCCAAATGGCGACCCCTGCTCGAGTGCAAAATGATCCTGGCCATTGTGCTGGCCATTTGGTTCTCCACCTCGACAATGGCCATGCTGGAGCCCTGCCTGCCCATCTGGCTCATCCAGTATCTGAAGCCGAACAAGTGGCAGCTGGGCACCGTTTTCATCCCGGACTCTGTGGGCTACTTTGTGGGGACCAACTTCTTTGGCAGCGTGGCCTATAAATATGGACAGGTTAAGGTGTCCTGCATCAGTCTCCTGCTCGTGGGAGTGGCCTCAATTCTG ATACCCAGCGCGACAACTGTTGCCCAACTATTGATGCCCCACTTTGCCCTTGGACTTGGCATAGGTGTGATTGATGCGGCATTGGTTCCCCTGCTGGCCACCTTCGTGGATGCCACACTTTCGCAAGAGTATCAGAGCGAGGGCAGCAGTTCCATGTCCAGCTACGGCACTGTCTATGCAATTCAACAGACATCGGTTAGCCTGGCCTATTGCTTGG CCCCTCTGATTGGTGGTGAGCTGGCCCAGAGCTTCGGTTTTGCTTGGCTCATGAGAATTGTCGGCGTTTTCAACATGATCTATGGCCCCATTTTGGTTTACTTGTATCAGAAATACGATCCAAAG GCCCTGAGGGAGCAACACAATGATATGCTGCTACAAAGCAGCGGACGGGGATCTCGATATAAGCAGTTGTACAACTCTATGGATGTGGAATAA